Proteins encoded by one window of Candidatus Binatus sp.:
- a CDS encoding phosphotransferase family protein yields MDQHRLTEYFKRRMPHASEHRVVGLKRISGGSSRETYAFDLEWSEGGQTRTRAMIGRRDPTGGLLKTDREREFKVIAAMHRAGLKVPEPLFLELDASVMDRPFFIMDRAPGRTGMSAFPAVEPEATRAKVADDFLSELARLQSLDYREYGLEILGPPKNPEDPARIQTAHWSEVYERDRMGENYPILSAALAWLKANPVVTDRVVIVHGDYRSGNYLYDDNGIIAMLDWEMAHLGDPMEDLGWASMTFWGRDELAGGLMEREAFYRLYEQKTGHRVDRERLFFYRVLGNAKMVVICLTGIRDFVEGRTSDSMMPFLELLIPQLFEDLANQLRLV; encoded by the coding sequence ATGGATCAACATCGACTGACCGAATATTTCAAACGCCGGATGCCGCATGCGAGCGAGCATCGCGTGGTGGGCCTCAAACGAATATCCGGCGGTTCGTCGCGCGAGACGTATGCCTTCGATCTGGAATGGAGCGAAGGCGGGCAGACGCGCACGCGCGCGATGATCGGGCGGCGCGATCCGACTGGCGGACTGCTCAAAACCGATCGCGAGCGCGAGTTCAAAGTGATCGCCGCGATGCATCGCGCGGGCCTCAAGGTTCCCGAGCCCCTGTTCCTGGAGCTCGACGCCAGCGTGATGGATCGCCCGTTTTTCATCATGGATCGCGCGCCGGGCCGCACCGGCATGTCGGCGTTTCCGGCGGTGGAGCCTGAAGCTACGCGCGCGAAGGTCGCAGATGACTTCCTGAGCGAGCTGGCGCGATTGCAATCGCTCGATTACCGCGAGTACGGGCTCGAGATTCTTGGGCCTCCGAAAAATCCCGAGGACCCCGCCCGCATCCAGACAGCGCATTGGAGCGAAGTGTACGAACGCGACCGGATGGGCGAAAATTATCCGATCCTCAGCGCGGCGCTCGCATGGCTCAAAGCCAACCCCGTCGTGACCGACCGCGTGGTGATCGTTCATGGCGACTATCGTTCGGGAAACTATCTATACGACGACAATGGAATCATCGCGATGCTCGATTGGGAGATGGCGCATCTGGGCGACCCGATGGAGGATCTCGGGTGGGCATCGATGACCTTCTGGGGACGCGACGAACTAGCCGGCGGCCTGATGGAACGCGAAGCGTTTTACCGCCTGTACGAACAGAAGACCGGCCATCGCGTAGATCGGGAACGGCTGTTCTTCTACCGGGTGCTCGGCAACGCGAAGATGGTCGTGATTTGTCTGACCGGAATCCGCGACTTCGTCGAGGGACGCACATCCGACTCGATGATGCCTTTTCTTGAACTGCTAATCCCGCAGTTGTTCGAGGACTTGGCCAACCAACTTCGATTGGTCTGA
- a CDS encoding ArsA-related P-loop ATPase, giving the protein MTLPRVLFVTGKGGTGKSTVAAALAIALSRRRPTTLADLDRRLSAAAALGATVEDSTAVKVTDSLDAVALTPRAELEAFIERIVPIRAISRRMLRSRTFGYVTAALPGLEAFLLLERLRIMAGDAALEDHFLVIDAPASGSALELLSVASGVKGIAPAGTLNRLAHSVDRFLTDATRFGAIVTMTPEDLAVREALETAATMRERLGIVTVAAIINCVPDLLFDASELAALSPLGGHARLAMRRNAAHKQAALAAPRFAAAGIPTFSLPMMFTPAMGLGEVEKLGRVLDAELLDR; this is encoded by the coding sequence ATGACGCTGCCGCGGGTCTTGTTCGTAACCGGCAAAGGTGGCACCGGCAAGAGCACGGTCGCTGCCGCGCTGGCGATTGCGCTGTCGCGCCGGCGTCCGACCACGCTCGCCGATCTCGACCGCCGCCTGTCCGCGGCCGCGGCGCTGGGCGCGACGGTGGAGGATTCGACCGCGGTCAAAGTCACCGACTCGCTCGACGCCGTCGCGCTCACGCCGCGCGCCGAGCTCGAAGCCTTCATCGAGCGCATCGTCCCGATTCGCGCCATCTCGCGCCGGATGCTGCGCAGCCGAACCTTTGGTTACGTAACCGCCGCGCTGCCGGGTCTCGAGGCTTTTCTGCTGCTGGAACGTCTCCGGATCATGGCGGGAGACGCGGCGCTCGAGGATCATTTTCTCGTGATCGACGCGCCCGCCTCGGGCAGCGCGCTGGAACTGCTCTCTGTCGCGTCGGGCGTGAAGGGAATCGCGCCCGCCGGCACGCTGAACCGGCTTGCCCATTCGGTCGACAGGTTCCTCACCGACGCGACGCGATTCGGCGCGATCGTCACGATGACGCCGGAGGATCTCGCGGTTCGCGAGGCGCTCGAAACCGCCGCCACGATGCGCGAGCGGCTCGGCATCGTCACCGTCGCCGCGATAATCAACTGCGTTCCCGATTTGCTCTTCGATGCTTCCGAGCTCGCCGCACTGAGTCCGCTCGGCGGCCACGCCCGCCTGGCCATGCGCCGAAACGCCGCGCACAAACAGGCGGCTCTAGCCGCGCCGCGGTTCGCCGCCGCCGGCATCCCGACCTTCAGCCTTCCGATGATGTTCACGCCGGCCATGGGACTCGGCGAAGTCGAGAAACTTGGCCGCGTGCTGGATGCGGAGTTGCTCGACCGATGA
- a CDS encoding acetolactate synthase large subunit, with protein MNGAESLIRTAIAAGVEVCFANPGTTEMPLVAALDSADGLRPILGLFEGVCTGAADGYGRMAEKPALTLLHLGPGFANGIANLHNARRARSPIVNLIGDHATWHVGADAPLTSDIISLATPVSGWIRSVRNSASLADATADAIAAAGRAPGQIATLIIPSDCQWDPAERPAAPIEPPAPPAVSSDAVKRAAESMRKGDRVALFLGGIALRARGLKAAARIAAKSGCHLICETFPARLERGAGTPTVDRLPYFPEQAIEMLKQFDSIVIAGAKKPVAFFGYRDFPSQLIPEGIDAAILAEPTDDVPAALEALAGEIGAPVSGVARAKMSRPERPVGKLDAMTAGAAIAAVMPEGAIVMDEAATTGLPFLAASAGAPPHTYLSLAGGAIGQGLPCATGAAVACPTRRVIAFQADGSAMYTLQALWTQARESLNVTTVLCNNHSYRILQFELARAGVTEPGRKARSLTSLSNPDIDWTSLARGMGVAGVRVETAEALTLELERSLATPGPTLIEMIL; from the coding sequence ATGAATGGGGCTGAGAGCCTGATTCGCACCGCGATCGCAGCAGGGGTCGAGGTGTGTTTTGCAAATCCGGGAACAACCGAAATGCCGTTGGTGGCGGCGCTCGATTCCGCCGACGGGCTGCGGCCGATTCTCGGATTGTTCGAGGGTGTTTGCACCGGCGCCGCCGACGGCTACGGACGGATGGCGGAGAAGCCTGCTCTGACGCTGCTTCATCTCGGACCCGGCTTCGCCAACGGCATCGCGAATCTCCATAACGCGCGGCGCGCGCGCTCGCCGATCGTGAATTTGATCGGCGACCATGCGACGTGGCACGTGGGCGCCGACGCACCGCTCACTTCCGACATCATTTCGCTCGCGACTCCCGTTTCGGGATGGATACGGAGCGTCCGCAATTCGGCATCGCTCGCCGACGCGACCGCGGATGCGATCGCGGCGGCGGGCCGCGCGCCGGGGCAAATCGCGACGTTGATCATCCCGTCGGATTGCCAGTGGGATCCTGCCGAGCGCCCGGCTGCGCCAATCGAGCCGCCGGCGCCGCCGGCGGTGTCCTCTGATGCGGTCAAGCGGGCGGCCGAATCGATGCGCAAAGGCGATCGGGTCGCGCTTTTTCTCGGCGGCATCGCGCTTCGCGCACGTGGCCTGAAGGCGGCTGCGCGCATCGCCGCGAAGTCGGGATGTCATCTGATCTGCGAAACTTTTCCCGCCCGACTCGAACGCGGCGCCGGTACGCCGACGGTAGATCGCCTGCCCTACTTTCCTGAGCAAGCGATCGAGATGCTGAAGCAGTTCGACTCGATTGTCATCGCCGGTGCGAAAAAGCCCGTTGCGTTTTTTGGCTACCGCGATTTCCCCAGCCAGCTGATTCCTGAGGGCATCGACGCCGCGATCCTGGCCGAGCCGACCGATGACGTTCCGGCCGCTCTGGAAGCGCTCGCAGGCGAAATCGGGGCGCCGGTTTCGGGGGTGGCGCGGGCGAAAATGTCGCGTCCCGAACGTCCCGTCGGAAAACTCGACGCGATGACCGCGGGCGCCGCGATTGCGGCGGTGATGCCCGAGGGTGCGATCGTAATGGACGAGGCTGCCACCACCGGCCTGCCGTTTCTGGCCGCGTCGGCGGGTGCGCCGCCGCATACATATCTCTCGCTCGCGGGCGGCGCGATCGGGCAAGGATTGCCGTGCGCAACCGGCGCGGCCGTCGCGTGTCCCACCAGGCGCGTGATCGCTTTTCAGGCCGATGGCAGCGCGATGTACACGCTGCAGGCGCTGTGGACGCAGGCCCGCGAATCGCTCAACGTCACGACGGTGCTGTGCAACAACCACAGCTACCGAATCCTGCAGTTTGAACTTGCGCGCGCGGGCGTGACCGAACCCGGCCGCAAAGCGCGCTCGCTCACCAGCCTTTCCAATCCCGATATCGATTGGACCAGTCTGGCGCGGGGAATGGGTGTGGCGGGCGTGCGCGTCGAGACGGCGGAGGCGCTCACGCTTGAGCTGGAGCGCTCGCTCGCGACGCCGGGTCCGACTCTGATCGAGATGATTCTCTAG
- a CDS encoding TIGR03560 family F420-dependent LLM class oxidoreductase: MSKKAQFALFSPQAGQSWHQLEERAHRCEKLGYHSIWLVDHMWTRGMPDLDHHECLALMAGLAAKTEKIRIGTLVICNSYRNPALLAKTLATIDHISNGRLEIGYGAGWMDEEYKAYGYQFPSMGTRLKMFEEGLHIMKAMFTEKRATFKGRHYSIEAASCNPKPVQQPHPPITIGGSGEKVMLKLVARFADRWNCPAGYESFEHKFNVLKQHCKDVGRDVNTIDVSEQLLVCIGKTEEEVEQKWKMAQMLKPFITTGIKGTPRQLVDELRKRMAMGITTFTIFFSDFAPPPTLELFASEVMPAFA, from the coding sequence ATGAGCAAGAAAGCGCAATTCGCCCTGTTTTCTCCGCAAGCCGGACAATCGTGGCATCAGCTCGAAGAGCGGGCGCATCGATGCGAGAAGCTGGGCTACCATTCGATCTGGCTGGTCGATCACATGTGGACGCGCGGGATGCCCGATCTCGACCATCATGAATGCCTGGCGCTGATGGCGGGGCTGGCGGCGAAGACCGAGAAAATTCGCATCGGCACGCTGGTGATATGCAACTCGTACCGCAATCCGGCGCTGCTGGCGAAGACGCTTGCGACGATCGATCATATCAGCAACGGCCGTCTCGAAATCGGCTACGGCGCGGGCTGGATGGACGAGGAGTACAAGGCTTATGGCTACCAGTTCCCCTCGATGGGCACGCGGCTCAAGATGTTCGAGGAAGGCCTGCACATCATGAAGGCGATGTTCACCGAGAAGCGCGCGACGTTTAAGGGGCGCCACTACTCGATCGAAGCAGCGAGCTGCAATCCCAAGCCGGTGCAGCAACCGCATCCTCCGATTACGATCGGCGGCAGCGGCGAAAAGGTCATGTTGAAGCTGGTCGCCAGGTTCGCCGACCGATGGAATTGTCCGGCCGGCTACGAAAGCTTCGAGCACAAGTTCAACGTGCTCAAGCAGCACTGCAAAGACGTCGGGCGCGACGTAAACACCATCGACGTGTCCGAGCAGTTGCTGGTGTGCATCGGCAAGACCGAGGAGGAAGTCGAGCAGAAGTGGAAGATGGCGCAGATGCTCAAGCCGTTCATCACCACCGGAATCAAAGGCACGCCCAGGCAACTGGTCGATGAACTGCGAAAACGCATGGCGATGGGAATCACGACGTTTACGATTTTCTTCAGCGACTTCGCGCCACCGCCGACGCTCGAGTTGTTCGCCAGCGAAGTGATGCCGGCATTTGCGTAA
- a CDS encoding HAD family hydrolase produces MIELVMFDADGVLFDSEESNVAYYNWIFARIGEPPLDRDEEIAAISFAASEVFAARARGDAAKLGRMHDLTRSMDQTPFFKMLRPPIELRPFMLGLKRRYKLGLATNRSATVPALVEHLGLGGVFDAVASALDQVRPKPAPDILRLCLQRAAVDATRAVYVGDSRIDREAAESAGMHFIGVGSRIEHHRLIATIADLRAALERLDASQA; encoded by the coding sequence ATGATTGAATTGGTGATGTTCGACGCGGACGGTGTGCTGTTCGATTCCGAAGAATCGAACGTTGCCTACTACAACTGGATTTTCGCGAGGATCGGCGAACCGCCACTGGACCGTGACGAGGAAATCGCGGCGATTTCGTTTGCCGCGAGCGAGGTGTTTGCGGCGCGCGCGCGTGGCGACGCGGCCAAGCTCGGCAGGATGCACGATTTGACCCGCAGCATGGATCAGACGCCGTTTTTCAAGATGCTGCGGCCGCCGATTGAGTTGCGCCCGTTCATGCTCGGGCTCAAGCGGCGCTACAAGCTCGGGCTGGCGACCAATCGATCGGCGACGGTGCCCGCGTTGGTCGAGCATCTTGGCCTTGGCGGCGTATTCGACGCCGTCGCCAGCGCACTCGACCAGGTTCGCCCCAAGCCTGCCCCCGACATCCTGCGCCTGTGCCTCCAACGCGCGGCTGTGGACGCGACGCGGGCCGTGTACGTGGGCGACAGCAGGATAGATCGCGAGGCGGCCGAGAGCGCGGGCATGCATTTCATCGGCGTCGGCAGCCGCATCGAACATCACCGCCTGATTGCGACGATTGCCGACCTGCGAGCAGCTCTCGAACGATTGGACGCGAGCCAGGCGTAA
- a CDS encoding DUF4911 domain-containing protein, which produces MSENKPPAIDSMLIAIPPEQIVLFKSIVESYDNLATLRTEDPTRHHLRIYFSADSRDEVEAMMVSLAAQFTIERLA; this is translated from the coding sequence GTGAGCGAAAATAAACCGCCGGCGATCGATTCGATGCTGATTGCGATACCGCCCGAGCAGATCGTGCTGTTCAAGTCGATCGTCGAGTCCTACGACAATCTCGCGACGCTGCGGACCGAGGATCCCACGCGGCATCATCTGCGGATTTACTTCTCGGCGGATTCGCGCGACGAAGTCGAGGCGATGATGGTGTCGCTGGCCGCGCAGTTCACGATCGAGCGGCTCGCGTAG
- a CDS encoding MlaD family protein, translating into MRKTIGICAPAIRRLSTGAAFILGLLAAGCASQPLYYSTQLDTTGGLGPGDPITHASATIGQVTAVSPISDGDCEVAFEVDGSHAAEMHYDSIMTLNNLGATPSLDVMNVDAMSHSAPSGTRLDGASSMNETQLFIMARGPGSFAQALGQAAGATTAPPPSPATVQMTQLLAQISQQTLASAIAISPPTREQLEQAKREALGVERQLMRNGKVEQAERLRAQMGSMMGGITAPVNPAALPPTSPNP; encoded by the coding sequence TTGCGTAAGACCATCGGAATTTGCGCGCCGGCGATCCGGCGATTATCGACGGGCGCCGCGTTCATTCTTGGCCTGCTGGCCGCGGGATGCGCCAGTCAGCCGTTGTATTATTCCACGCAGCTTGATACGACCGGCGGGCTGGGCCCGGGCGACCCGATAACTCACGCGTCGGCGACCATAGGCCAGGTGACGGCAGTCTCGCCGATAAGCGACGGCGACTGCGAAGTCGCGTTTGAAGTCGATGGGTCTCACGCCGCCGAAATGCACTATGATTCGATAATGACGCTGAACAACCTCGGCGCGACGCCGTCGCTCGATGTGATGAACGTGGATGCGATGAGCCATAGCGCACCGTCGGGCACGCGGCTGGACGGTGCGTCGAGCATGAACGAGACGCAACTGTTTATCATGGCGCGCGGGCCCGGGAGTTTCGCTCAGGCGCTGGGACAAGCCGCAGGCGCGACGACGGCGCCGCCGCCTTCGCCTGCGACCGTGCAGATGACGCAACTGCTGGCGCAAATTTCGCAGCAGACACTGGCGAGCGCGATTGCAATCTCGCCGCCTACTCGCGAGCAGCTCGAGCAGGCCAAGCGCGAGGCGCTCGGCGTCGAAAGACAATTGATGCGCAACGGCAAGGTCGAGCAGGCGGAGCGCCTGCGCGCACAGATGGGCAGCATGATGGGTGGAATCACGGCGCCGGTAAACCCGGCGGCGCTTCCGCCGACCTCGCCGAATCCTTAG
- a CDS encoding arsenate reductase ArsC codes for MNRSSTDDRAVANREYNVLFLCTGNSARSIMAQCAIGRWGRGKFKGYSAGSHPKGAVHPMTLELLQELNYDTSSLRSKSWDEFARADSPPLDFVFTVCDRAAAEQCPLWPGQPITAHWGAADPAAYEGSDEEKRRFFFRVYRELENRIKIFTSLRIEALDSFALQDRVKEIGKVKLPEGRE; via the coding sequence GTGAACCGATCCTCGACGGACGACCGCGCCGTGGCCAATCGTGAATACAATGTCTTGTTTCTATGCACGGGCAATTCCGCGCGCAGCATCATGGCGCAATGCGCGATCGGACGGTGGGGCAGGGGAAAGTTCAAAGGATACAGCGCCGGGAGCCATCCCAAGGGCGCCGTCCATCCGATGACATTAGAGCTGCTCCAGGAGCTGAACTACGACACCTCCAGCTTGCGCAGCAAGAGCTGGGACGAATTTGCCCGTGCGGACAGTCCGCCGCTCGACTTTGTCTTCACGGTCTGCGATCGGGCGGCCGCCGAGCAGTGCCCGCTATGGCCGGGACAACCGATCACTGCGCACTGGGGCGCGGCCGACCCGGCGGCGTATGAGGGAAGCGACGAGGAAAAGCGCCGCTTCTTCTTCCGCGTCTACCGCGAGCTGGAAAACCGCATCAAGATTTTCACGAGCCTGAGAATCGAGGCACTTGACAGTTTCGCTCTGCAGGATCGAGTCAAGGAAATCGGCAAGGTCAAACTCCCCGAAGGGCGCGAGTAG
- a CDS encoding metalloregulator ArsR/SmtB family transcription factor gives MKKSTAIVALGALAQGTRLDIFRLLVQKGPAGLPAGEIGTRLGQPSPTLSFHLNQLRFAGLVSSRRASRSIIYSANFKAMSDLLAYLTENCCGGWPELCGSAAAPDSGSECASQQTVTPKKNRKAQ, from the coding sequence ATGAAGAAGTCAACCGCAATCGTGGCGCTGGGCGCGCTGGCGCAAGGGACTCGGCTCGACATCTTTCGTCTGCTGGTGCAGAAGGGTCCCGCGGGGTTGCCGGCCGGCGAGATCGGCACGCGCCTGGGTCAGCCCTCGCCCACGTTGTCATTTCACCTGAACCAACTCAGATTTGCGGGCTTGGTGAGTTCGCGGCGCGCGAGCCGATCGATCATCTACAGCGCCAATTTCAAGGCGATGAGCGATCTGCTTGCGTACCTGACTGAGAACTGCTGCGGCGGGTGGCCGGAGCTATGCGGTTCAGCCGCCGCGCCAGACAGCGGATCCGAATGCGCGTCTCAGCAGACTGTCACGCCAAAGAAAAATCGGAAAGCGCAATAG
- a CDS encoding alpha/beta hydrolase: MKIRRRIALDLLAVLICFIALGAVASAGETGFSAVGAARELKGAPGIYQWTFAATVGKSPFDKIALHRVAKGPTPPAHPEAIVLYLPGTNMNGEALDDPRYSFQVYLAGHGADVWSMDYRTHFIPPQTPQSDLSELAGWTNDLFETDIDAAAKFVGEKTGRDKLFVAGFSRGVEFAYLYAASHPERVAGIIALDGFIPTHPMRAAPLPAGHYADDIGGEHLTYDKRYKLMQMVIENPDQPAPIPKYKTARENLEHVVYDAGGFFGGHGGLANPQGGFSDAVVLAKLLIGYDRYWPAVQDRENPFTPELLAALKASKIPVIAFASTNFGAQWPAQVEAAAKSTGAPDPSFTKLDNWGHLDVLAGTKSESRVFAPTAAWIKQHQK, encoded by the coding sequence ATGAAGATTCGACGGCGCATTGCTCTTGACCTCTTGGCGGTCCTGATTTGTTTTATCGCGCTGGGCGCGGTCGCGTCAGCCGGTGAAACCGGATTCAGCGCCGTCGGCGCGGCCCGCGAACTCAAAGGCGCGCCGGGGATTTACCAATGGACGTTTGCCGCGACGGTGGGCAAATCGCCGTTCGATAAGATCGCGCTGCATCGCGTCGCCAAGGGTCCGACTCCGCCCGCGCATCCCGAGGCGATCGTGCTCTATCTCCCCGGCACCAACATGAATGGCGAAGCGCTCGACGATCCGCGCTACTCGTTCCAGGTCTATCTGGCCGGGCACGGCGCGGACGTGTGGTCGATGGATTATCGCACGCATTTCATTCCGCCACAGACGCCGCAGAGCGATCTCTCCGAGCTGGCGGGATGGACCAACGATCTCTTCGAGACTGACATTGACGCAGCTGCGAAATTCGTCGGTGAAAAAACCGGCCGCGACAAACTGTTCGTCGCCGGCTTCAGCCGCGGCGTCGAGTTCGCCTACCTTTACGCCGCCAGCCATCCCGAGCGCGTCGCGGGAATCATTGCGCTCGACGGATTCATCCCGACTCACCCGATGCGCGCCGCGCCGCTGCCGGCCGGCCACTATGCCGACGACATCGGTGGCGAACATCTGACCTACGACAAGCGTTACAAGCTCATGCAGATGGTGATCGAGAATCCCGATCAGCCGGCGCCGATTCCCAAGTACAAAACCGCGCGCGAAAACCTGGAACACGTCGTGTACGATGCGGGCGGATTCTTCGGCGGCCACGGCGGACTCGCAAATCCGCAGGGCGGCTTTTCCGACGCCGTCGTGCTGGCAAAACTGCTAATCGGCTACGATCGCTACTGGCCTGCCGTTCAGGACCGCGAGAATCCATTCACGCCCGAGCTGCTTGCGGCGCTCAAGGCGTCGAAAATTCCCGTGATCGCCTTCGCCAGCACCAACTTCGGCGCGCAATGGCCCGCCCAGGTCGAAGCGGCGGCGAAATCGACTGGCGCGCCCGACCCCTCATTTACCAAGCTCGACAACTGGGGCCATCTCGACGTGTTGGCGGGAACGAAGTCTGAGAGCCGGGTCTTCGCGCCGACCGCAGCGTGGATCAAGCAGCATCAGAAGTAG
- a CDS encoding ArsA family ATPase, producing MKPRAVPLKPSARLKHPASPESFDLRSQSLVICLGPGGVGKTTISAALAVHAAVIGRAVDVMTVDPAPRLLDALGLGADSSEPIEVRLEGIGHARRGGGSGRARLRALRLDPKRTFDSIVARYALSDAARDTILENRIYRNLSGALAGVADYMAMEKLLELAADPLTDLLVLDTPPAAEALDFLDAPRRLLELLNSRAVSLLGAPAGLFRSQLRMVDIAARAVLAAFDRVTGLNLLSDVQSFVRSFDGMYEGFSARAAHAQDKLRAPDTAIVIVTTAESSRIAQAREFIGALERAGLRVAAMVVNRVIAELPDAAELSSARIAPSLKRKLKRNLADYAALKTREEVSLSALRNSLPGGAVLMVAPDLGREPRTIADLAEIGRSLRAG from the coding sequence ATGAAGCCCAGGGCCGTACCGCTCAAGCCGTCTGCCCGTCTCAAGCATCCCGCCAGTCCCGAGTCGTTCGACTTGCGCTCGCAAAGCCTCGTGATCTGCCTGGGGCCCGGCGGCGTCGGCAAGACTACCATCAGCGCCGCGCTCGCCGTGCACGCCGCCGTGATCGGACGCGCGGTGGATGTGATGACCGTCGATCCCGCGCCGCGCCTGCTCGACGCGCTCGGCCTTGGAGCGGATTCATCCGAGCCGATCGAGGTCCGGCTCGAGGGCATTGGTCATGCACGCCGTGGCGGCGGGTCGGGTCGCGCGAGGCTGCGCGCGTTGCGCCTGGATCCAAAACGCACCTTCGATTCGATCGTCGCGCGTTACGCGCTGTCGGACGCGGCGCGCGACACGATTCTTGAAAATCGAATCTATCGCAATCTCTCGGGCGCGCTTGCGGGAGTGGCGGACTACATGGCGATGGAAAAGCTGCTCGAACTGGCAGCCGACCCATTGACCGATCTGCTGGTGCTCGACACTCCTCCGGCGGCCGAGGCGCTCGACTTTCTCGACGCGCCGCGGCGCCTGCTCGAACTGCTCAACTCGCGCGCCGTCAGTCTGCTCGGCGCGCCCGCCGGACTGTTCCGGAGCCAGTTGCGGATGGTGGATATTGCCGCGCGCGCCGTGCTCGCGGCGTTCGATCGCGTGACCGGCCTGAATCTGCTGAGCGACGTCCAGTCCTTCGTTCGCAGTTTCGACGGCATGTACGAAGGTTTTTCCGCCCGCGCCGCGCACGCCCAGGACAAGCTGCGCGCGCCGGACACGGCAATCGTGATCGTCACGACCGCGGAGTCGAGCCGAATCGCGCAGGCGCGCGAATTTATCGGCGCGCTGGAGCGTGCCGGCTTGCGGGTCGCCGCGATGGTCGTGAATCGTGTGATCGCGGAGCTGCCTGACGCCGCGGAACTATCGTCGGCCCGGATCGCGCCGTCGCTCAAAAGAAAATTGAAGCGCAATCTCGCCGACTACGCCGCGCTCAAGACGCGCGAGGAGGTTTCGCTGAGCGCTCTGCGCAATTCGCTTCCCGGCGGGGCAGTCCTGATGGTTGCGCCCGACCTCGGCCGCGAGCCGCGCACCATCGCGGACCTCGCCGAAATAGGCCGCAGCTTGCGCGCCGGCTAA